A part of Paenibacillus sp. sptzw28 genomic DNA contains:
- the rlmN gene encoding 23S rRNA (adenine(2503)-C(2))-methyltransferase RlmN, translating into MKPFIYDYTIDQLQDWMKDNGEPAFRGGQLFEWLYVKRVKSFEDMTNLSKELRVKLDDHFQFVTLSEITRLESKDGTVKFLFGLHDNHGIETVIMRHSYGNSICVTTQVGCRIGCTFCASTLGGLKRNLTAGEIVAQVVTAQQLLDATDERVSSIVIMGSGEPFENYDATMAFLRIMIHEKGLNIGQRHITVSTSGIVPSIYKFAEENTQINLAISIHAPNDKLRSKLMPVNRRFPFEEVMEACRYYIAKTGRRITFEYALIGGVNDQNEHAQEMADVLKGMLCHVNLIPVNHVPERDYVRTPREQIFEFHRILERNKINATIRREQGHDIAAACGQLRAKHMDGATG; encoded by the coding sequence ATGAAACCGTTCATCTACGACTATACGATTGACCAGCTTCAAGACTGGATGAAAGATAATGGCGAGCCCGCTTTCCGGGGCGGTCAACTGTTCGAATGGCTGTATGTTAAACGCGTAAAAAGCTTCGAAGACATGACCAATCTGTCGAAGGAGCTTCGCGTGAAGCTTGACGATCATTTTCAGTTTGTGACGCTCAGTGAAATTACAAGGCTCGAGTCAAAGGACGGAACCGTCAAGTTTTTATTCGGACTCCACGACAATCATGGAATCGAAACGGTTATCATGCGTCACAGCTACGGCAACAGCATCTGCGTTACGACCCAGGTGGGATGCCGGATCGGCTGTACGTTCTGCGCATCGACGCTCGGGGGGCTGAAGCGCAATCTGACCGCCGGCGAAATTGTCGCACAAGTGGTTACGGCCCAGCAATTGCTGGATGCCACGGACGAACGGGTCTCCAGTATCGTTATTATGGGCTCCGGAGAGCCGTTTGAGAACTACGATGCGACGATGGCTTTTCTGCGTATCATGATTCACGAGAAGGGCCTGAACATCGGCCAGCGGCACATTACCGTCTCGACAAGCGGAATCGTACCGAGCATTTACAAGTTTGCCGAGGAGAATACCCAGATCAATCTGGCGATTTCGATTCATGCGCCGAACGATAAGCTGCGTTCAAAGCTGATGCCGGTCAACCGGCGCTTTCCGTTCGAGGAAGTCATGGAGGCTTGCCGGTATTACATCGCGAAAACCGGCCGTCGTATAACATTCGAATACGCCCTCATCGGCGGGGTCAACGACCAGAACGAGCACGCGCAGGAGATGGCCGATGTGCTGAAGGGCATGCTCTGTCATGTCAATTTGATTCCTGTCAACCATGTGCCTGAGCGCGACTACGTCAGGACGCCGCGCGAACAGATTTTTGAATTTCATCGTATACTGGAACGAAATAAAATCAATGCTACGATCCGCAGAGAACAAGGTCATGATATTGCAGCTGCATGCGGACAACTACGTGCGAAACATATGGATGGAGCGACGGGGTGA
- a CDS encoding Stp1/IreP family PP2C-type Ser/Thr phosphatase, which yields MRIAYRSDIGRIRLVNEDRGFAEFTDGGLAVAIVADGMGGHKAGEVASQLAVDTFREALQGATAALSLDERKLLIRQAILQANEVVFDMASRNDQYHNMGTTVVAALLHEQNGVIGHIGDSRAYKWREGVLSQLTEDHTLVNELVKSGQITLEEAAYHPRRNVMTRALGTDAEVEVDVRDVTWLPGDMLLLCSDGLTNMVSEQEIIETIVSVELDLEGKADRLVQLALQAGGDDNITVVLLHHADDTGLEE from the coding sequence ATGAGGATAGCTTATCGCAGTGATATCGGGCGAATCAGGCTCGTTAACGAGGACCGGGGATTTGCCGAATTTACGGACGGCGGCCTGGCTGTCGCCATTGTAGCTGACGGAATGGGCGGCCACAAGGCCGGCGAAGTGGCGAGCCAGCTCGCTGTCGATACGTTCCGCGAAGCGCTGCAGGGAGCAACTGCGGCGCTTTCGTTGGACGAAAGGAAATTGTTGATCCGCCAAGCGATTTTGCAGGCGAATGAAGTGGTGTTCGATATGGCCTCGCGCAACGACCAGTATCATAACATGGGCACGACCGTCGTTGCGGCGCTGCTTCATGAGCAAAACGGCGTTATCGGTCATATTGGGGACAGTCGGGCGTACAAATGGAGAGAAGGGGTTTTGTCCCAATTGACGGAAGACCATACGCTCGTCAACGAGCTTGTCAAATCGGGACAAATCACCTTGGAGGAAGCGGCTTATCATCCGAGACGGAACGTGATGACCAGGGCGCTCGGAACAGACGCCGAGGTCGAGGTTGACGTCAGAGACGTTACATGGCTGCCCGGCGATATGCTTCTGCTCTGCAGCGACGGCTTGACCAATATGGTGTCCGAACAGGAAATAATCGAGACGATCGTCTCGGTGGAACTCGACTTGGAAGGAAAAGCGGACAGGCTCGTTCAACTGGCGCTGCAAGCCGGCGGGGACGATAATATAACCGTCGTCCTGCT